One genomic region from Jilunia laotingensis encodes:
- a CDS encoding response regulator transcription factor: MDVLQKEIEEVYATQEIDHTGLDKQILEEKLRFIRSLTKINGGCAVISDLSNRKSYVSVHPWANFLGLTPAESALDMIDSMDEDYIYRRIHPEDLVEKRLLEYSFFQKTFALPPIERLKYRGRCRLRMRNKSEEYQYVDNLVQIMENTPDGNVWLIFCSYSLAADQRAEQGIYPTITQMESGMVETHSFSEEHRNILSEREKEILRFIRKGMPSKEIAVELCISVNTVNRHRQNILEKLSVSNSIEACRAAELMKLL; this comes from the coding sequence ATGGACGTATTACAAAAAGAAATAGAAGAAGTATATGCAACCCAAGAGATAGATCATACAGGGTTGGATAAACAAATATTAGAAGAGAAGCTTCGGTTCATTCGTTCGTTGACGAAGATCAATGGAGGATGTGCAGTGATTTCCGATTTATCAAACCGGAAGAGTTACGTGTCTGTTCATCCTTGGGCTAATTTTTTAGGTTTGACTCCGGCCGAATCTGCTCTAGATATGATAGATTCGATGGATGAAGATTACATATACAGGCGTATTCATCCGGAAGATCTGGTCGAGAAACGCTTGCTGGAATATTCATTCTTCCAAAAAACGTTTGCACTTCCTCCCATAGAACGATTGAAATACCGGGGAAGGTGCCGTTTGCGAATGAGGAATAAGAGTGAAGAATATCAGTATGTCGATAACTTGGTCCAAATTATGGAAAATACGCCTGATGGCAATGTATGGCTTATATTCTGTTCATATTCACTTGCTGCAGACCAACGTGCAGAGCAAGGGATCTACCCTACCATTACGCAGATGGAAAGCGGCATGGTTGAAACTCATTCGTTTTCGGAGGAACATCGGAATATCCTTTCAGAACGTGAAAAAGAAATTTTACGCTTTATACGGAAAGGGATGCCGAGCAAGGAAATTGCCGTTGAATTGTGTATCAGCGTGAATACCGTAAACCGACACCGTCAAAATATTCTTGAAAAACTGTCAGTTAGCAATTCAATAGAAGCATGCCGTGCGGCAGAGCTGATGAAATTATTGTAG
- a CDS encoding DUF1349 domain-containing protein, which yields MKCLKINLISLALLAVTNMMGQSLEKMNWLNEPEHWEIKGGKTLVMDVPAKTDFWRISHYGFTVDDGPFYYAVYGGEFEVKVKITGNYVTTFDQMGLMIRIDHENWIKAGVEYVNGKQNVSTVVTHKTSDWSVVQLPDAPRSLWIKAVRRLDAVEIFYSRDDKDYIMTRTCWLQDNCPVMIGLMGACPDGKGFIATFEEFKVTPLPDLRRLEWAKKQGK from the coding sequence ATGAAGTGCCTGAAAATTAATTTAATTTCGCTTGCTCTGCTGGCGGTAACTAACATGATGGGACAAAGTTTAGAGAAAATGAATTGGTTGAACGAACCGGAGCATTGGGAAATAAAAGGTGGAAAAACACTTGTAATGGATGTTCCTGCCAAAACTGATTTTTGGCGTATATCCCATTACGGCTTTACTGTAGACGACGGGCCTTTCTATTATGCTGTCTATGGGGGTGAATTTGAAGTCAAGGTTAAAATAACAGGAAATTATGTTACTACTTTTGATCAGATGGGGCTTATGATACGCATTGATCATGAAAACTGGATAAAAGCAGGAGTAGAATATGTAAACGGAAAGCAAAACGTTAGCACTGTCGTTACACACAAAACGAGCGACTGGAGCGTAGTTCAACTACCGGATGCGCCTCGTTCTCTTTGGATCAAAGCAGTTCGTCGTCTGGATGCTGTAGAAATTTTCTATTCGCGAGATGATAAAGATTACATCATGACGCGTACCTGCTGGTTACAGGATAATTGTCCTGTAATGATCGGCTTAATGGGGGCATGTCCGGATGGAAAGGGATTCATAGCTACGTTTGAAGAATTTAAAGTAACTCCTTTACCGGATTTACGTCGTTTGGAATGGGCAAAGAAACAGGGAAAATGA
- a CDS encoding HAD family hydrolase produces MKNEVEFIAFDADDTLWENELYFQEFEKAFCRLLIQYLPDSEASQELFKTEMKNLHIYGYGLKSMMLSMIETICRVTNGDVNGHWISEIIKQGQELLQRPIKLLDGVEEVLSQLSEKYVLVLATKGDLFDQKRKISNSGLQDYFSHIEIMSDKKTADYSKLFDTLNCSSQQFMMIGNSINSDIIPVLELGGHAAHIPYHITWQHEQFEGEIDHPRFIRLNNIRDLLKELL; encoded by the coding sequence ATGAAAAATGAAGTGGAATTTATTGCTTTCGATGCAGACGATACTCTGTGGGAGAATGAACTTTATTTTCAGGAATTTGAGAAAGCATTTTGTAGACTGTTAATCCAATACTTACCAGACTCTGAGGCTTCACAAGAACTTTTCAAGACGGAAATGAAAAACTTACATATTTACGGATACGGATTGAAAAGTATGATGTTAAGCATGATTGAAACAATCTGTCGTGTTACCAATGGCGATGTCAATGGGCATTGGATAAGCGAGATTATTAAGCAAGGCCAAGAGCTTTTGCAAAGACCGATCAAACTGTTGGATGGTGTAGAAGAGGTTTTATCTCAACTGAGTGAAAAATACGTGTTAGTGTTGGCCACTAAAGGAGATTTGTTTGATCAGAAAAGGAAAATATCAAATTCGGGATTACAGGATTATTTTTCCCATATCGAAATAATGAGTGATAAGAAAACGGCAGATTACTCGAAACTGTTCGATACATTAAACTGTTCTTCGCAACAGTTCATGATGATAGGTAATTCTATTAATTCAGATATTATTCCCGTACTGGAATTAGGAGGCCATGCCGCCCACATACCTTATCACATTACGTGGCAGCACGAACAATTTGAAGGTGAGATAGATCATCCTCGTTTTATTCGATTGAATAACATAAGGGATCTATTGAAAGAACTACTTTGA
- a CDS encoding DUF4373 domain-containing protein, whose amino-acid sequence MKNDQFTPFPVCHMANDNILQLIEECGMEGYGIYIALVCEIRLRDDYRCQMKSITALAR is encoded by the coding sequence ATGAAGAATGACCAATTTACCCCGTTTCCTGTCTGCCACATGGCGAATGACAACATCCTCCAGCTTATTGAAGAATGTGGCATGGAGGGTTATGGTATTTACATCGCATTGGTATGCGAAATACGTCTACGGGATGACTATCGCTGCCAAATGAAATCGATCACTGCATTGGCACGCTGA
- a CDS encoding flavodoxin, translating into MKTKIFLLTAIIITMFGVNSAAQNKSAQKKVLIAYFSRSGNTRTLANQIKDITNGDIFEIQMSKAYPEEYSACTEVAKRDKETNARPELKAKVHNLDTYDVVFIGYPNWWGTAPMIIWTFMESHNLSGKTLIPFCTHGGGGEQNCFTDLADHAGKADILKGFTVSGSRAKSVKPQIESWLHEIGIVK; encoded by the coding sequence ATGAAAACTAAAATCTTTTTATTAACTGCAATAATTATAACGATGTTCGGAGTAAATTCAGCAGCGCAGAATAAATCTGCCCAAAAGAAAGTATTGATTGCATATTTTTCTCGTTCGGGCAATACCCGTACCCTGGCGAACCAGATCAAGGATATTACCAATGGAGATATTTTTGAAATTCAAATGTCTAAAGCCTACCCTGAAGAATATAGTGCATGTACGGAAGTAGCAAAAAGAGATAAAGAAACCAATGCCCGTCCGGAATTAAAGGCAAAGGTCCACAATCTAGATACATATGATGTTGTTTTTATCGGTTATCCCAATTGGTGGGGCACAGCTCCGATGATAATATGGACTTTCATGGAAAGCCATAATTTATCAGGAAAAACGCTTATACCGTTCTGTACTCATGGTGGCGGAGGCGAGCAGAATTGCTTTACAGACTTAGCCGATCATGCCGGAAAAGCCGACATATTGAAAGGATTCACTGTGAGTGGCAGCAGGGCAAAGTCCGTAAAGCCGCAAATAGAAAGTTGGTTACACGAAATTGGTATTGTAAAATAA
- a CDS encoding aldo/keto reductase, which produces METVRLNNGVEMPILGFGVYQVTDANECEQCVYDAIMTGYRLIDTAAAYMNEEAVGRAVRRSGIPRENLFITTKLWTQDAGYENAKKAFKKSMDRLGLDYLDLYLIHQPFGDYYGSWRAMEELYKEGKIRAIGVCNFYPDRLVDLISHNEIVPAVNQIETHPFFQRIKEQALMESRGVQIESWGPFAEGKNNLFQNEFLKNIGHQYGRTIAQVVLRWLIQRGVVCIPKSVHKERIIENFNVFDFTLSDEDMKLIASLDTKETSFLSHYDPETVEWLGNVKFDI; this is translated from the coding sequence ATGGAAACAGTAAGATTGAATAATGGTGTGGAAATGCCGATTTTAGGATTCGGTGTTTATCAAGTAACAGATGCAAATGAATGTGAACAGTGCGTCTATGATGCCATCATGACAGGATATCGTTTAATCGATACAGCGGCTGCTTATATGAATGAAGAAGCTGTTGGACGCGCTGTCAGAAGAAGTGGTATTCCCCGAGAAAATCTTTTTATCACAACTAAACTTTGGACTCAGGATGCCGGATACGAGAATGCTAAGAAGGCGTTTAAGAAGTCGATGGATCGTCTTGGACTCGACTATCTTGACTTGTATCTCATACATCAACCTTTTGGAGATTATTACGGCTCTTGGCGTGCAATGGAAGAGTTGTATAAAGAAGGTAAAATACGGGCTATAGGTGTTTGCAACTTTTATCCGGACCGGCTGGTCGACCTGATTTCACACAATGAAATTGTTCCTGCGGTCAACCAGATAGAAACTCATCCCTTTTTTCAGCGTATAAAGGAGCAGGCATTGATGGAAAGCCGTGGAGTCCAGATTGAATCATGGGGGCCTTTTGCCGAAGGAAAGAACAATTTATTCCAAAACGAATTTCTAAAGAACATAGGGCACCAATATGGTAGGACGATAGCACAAGTGGTATTGCGTTGGTTGATCCAACGTGGTGTGGTTTGTATCCCTAAATCTGTTCACAAAGAGCGTATAATAGAGAATTTCAATGTATTCGACTTCACTTTATCCGACGAAGACATGAAACTAATAGCTTCATTGGATACTAAAGAAACTTCATTTCTTTCCCATTATGATCCGGAAACAGTGGAATGGTTGGGCAATGTTAAATTTGATATTTAA
- a CDS encoding TIGR04076 family protein, translated as MKKVKITVLKTTLDKELAEEYGVKGLTACPMLQEGQVFLADYAKPEGFCDEAWKAIYQYVFALAHGSGKEVFYYADWIRKPGIAICSCNDGLRPVIFKLESTDEESHIEYAPIR; from the coding sequence ATGAAAAAAGTAAAAATTACAGTATTAAAGACAACTTTGGATAAAGAGTTAGCCGAGGAATATGGGGTGAAAGGCTTAACGGCATGTCCTATGTTGCAGGAGGGACAAGTCTTTTTGGCTGATTATGCCAAACCGGAAGGTTTCTGTGACGAAGCTTGGAAAGCAATCTACCAATATGTTTTTGCTTTGGCACACGGATCGGGCAAAGAAGTGTTTTATTATGCTGACTGGATTAGAAAACCGGGAATTGCCATTTGTAGCTGTAATGATGGATTACGACCGGTGATCTTCAAACTTGAATCAACAGACGAAGAATCTCATATTGAATACGCTCCAATCCGATGA
- a CDS encoding DUF362 domain-containing protein: METSKVYFTNLRTTPTSNLLDKMERLVKRAGIEKIPFKDNFVAIKIHFGEPGNLAYIRPNYAARMANVLRNLGAKPFLTDCNTLYSGHRANAVDHLQSAMENGFNPISAQCQVIIADGLKGTDCREIPLDGEYCKAPKIGTAIADADIIISMNHFKGHEQAGFGGALKNLGMGCASVGGKLELHSASQPRIDIGNCRSCNICVKHCAHDAVHLNADRKAEIDYDKCIGCGQCVALCQYDAAVMGAGDTSERMNYKIAEYSLAVVKGKPHFHVSFIMNVSPECDCWNHNDAAIVPDLGILASFDPVALDKACADLVIQSPILHSENRLSDKHDHEDLCGRDKFHLMHPDTDWLAGLKHAEKIGLGTMNYELIRI, from the coding sequence ATGGAAACATCAAAAGTTTATTTTACAAACCTACGTACGACTCCTACTTCCAATCTGCTCGACAAAATGGAACGACTGGTAAAGAGAGCAGGTATCGAAAAGATTCCTTTTAAGGACAATTTCGTAGCTATTAAGATCCATTTCGGTGAACCCGGGAATCTGGCTTATATACGACCAAATTATGCCGCAAGAATGGCTAACGTACTACGTAACTTGGGTGCAAAACCCTTCCTCACCGATTGTAATACGCTCTATTCCGGTCACCGTGCAAATGCCGTGGATCATTTACAAAGTGCGATGGAGAACGGATTCAATCCGATCTCTGCCCAATGCCAAGTGATCATTGCCGACGGATTGAAAGGTACGGATTGCAGAGAAATCCCTTTAGACGGTGAATATTGCAAAGCCCCTAAAATAGGAACTGCTATTGCCGATGCAGACATCATAATCAGTATGAATCATTTCAAAGGTCATGAACAAGCCGGATTTGGTGGAGCATTGAAAAATCTAGGCATGGGATGTGCCAGCGTCGGTGGTAAACTGGAATTGCATAGCGCCTCACAACCCCGGATAGATATCGGAAATTGCAGGAGTTGCAACATCTGTGTAAAGCATTGTGCCCATGATGCCGTACATCTGAATGCTGACCGCAAAGCTGAAATAGATTATGACAAATGTATCGGATGCGGACAATGTGTAGCTCTTTGCCAATACGATGCTGCCGTGATGGGTGCCGGGGATACTTCGGAACGCATGAACTACAAAATAGCCGAATATTCGCTTGCCGTAGTCAAAGGGAAACCACATTTCCATGTTAGTTTTATAATGAATGTGTCGCCCGAATGTGACTGCTGGAATCATAATGATGCCGCAATTGTACCCGATTTGGGAATACTGGCATCCTTCGATCCGGTGGCTCTGGATAAAGCATGTGCCGACCTTGTTATTCAGTCACCGATTTTACACAGTGAAAACCGTTTATCCGATAAACATGATCATGAAGATCTTT